A region of Methyloversatilis discipulorum DNA encodes the following proteins:
- a CDS encoding glycosyltransferase family 2 protein: protein MLSVVIPAHNAARWIADAIASVQAQPLSFAPDIIVVANHCSDDTAAIAQAAGARVIDSPAPGPAAARNAGVAAGRGEFIAFLDADDLWPADSLPARLALLEATPDAALVFGDCRQFDDAGDGTTRPHARTLFEQGGLGADFFGDANRVVDPLDKLLDADFVTTGGVVMRRSAFEALGGFDTSLALVEDLDLWLRCAARFPLLWHPGLALLRRRHDSNLSRDTTAMQRAYIDVLDRLAQWPQAQHLAARVDALRRRELRSLARQSLSAGHPLSALRQWLRAIST, encoded by the coding sequence ATGCTGAGCGTCGTCATCCCGGCGCACAACGCGGCCCGCTGGATCGCCGACGCGATCGCGAGCGTGCAGGCTCAGCCGCTGTCTTTCGCCCCTGACATCATCGTCGTCGCCAACCACTGCAGCGACGACACCGCCGCCATTGCGCAGGCCGCCGGCGCGCGCGTCATCGACAGCCCGGCGCCCGGACCCGCCGCCGCGCGCAATGCCGGCGTCGCCGCGGGCCGCGGCGAATTCATCGCCTTCCTCGACGCCGACGACCTGTGGCCGGCCGACAGCCTGCCGGCGCGGCTCGCGCTGCTGGAGGCGACGCCCGATGCAGCGCTGGTATTCGGCGACTGCCGCCAGTTCGACGACGCTGGCGACGGCACGACTCGGCCGCACGCACGAACGCTGTTCGAGCAGGGCGGCCTGGGTGCGGACTTCTTCGGCGACGCCAATCGCGTCGTCGATCCGCTGGACAAGCTGCTCGACGCCGACTTCGTCACCACCGGCGGCGTCGTGATGCGTCGCAGCGCCTTCGAAGCGCTCGGCGGTTTCGACACCTCGCTCGCGCTGGTCGAGGATCTCGACCTGTGGCTGCGCTGCGCAGCGCGTTTCCCGCTGCTGTGGCATCCGGGCCTGGCGCTGCTGCGCCGCCGTCATGACAGCAATCTGTCGCGCGACACCACGGCCATGCAGCGCGCCTACATCGACGTGCTTGACCGCCTCGCGCAATGGCCCCAGGCGCAGCACCTCGCGGCGCGCGTCGATGCGCTGCGCCGGCGCGAACTGCGCTCGCTGGCGCGGCAATCGCTGTCTGCCGGTCACCCGCTGAGCGCGCTGCGCCAGTGGCTCAGGGCGATATCGACATGA
- a CDS encoding glycosyltransferase family 2 protein has product MSTPRVSIVMPAYNCAWCIDRAIDSVQAQTFTDYELIVVDDGSTDETPTLLTRRGDALRVIRQPNAGMSAARNTGIAAARGDYIAFLDSDDWWRPHKLAQQVALLDAEPDLGFCSHATELQSPEGVKVGEWGCPPEADNLVARILGGHSAVAGGASSVMVRRALLERAGGFDASLRGAEDTDQWVRLAAAGRYACLPDLQVVVTRNPGSVSRNREAMRRGALDCLDKNRPLLPLAQQSAFWRSCRASVLADYAKWRYRDGERAAALRDLAQAFALAPLARGRLILSLALAMLTGRPV; this is encoded by the coding sequence ATGAGCACGCCGCGCGTCAGCATCGTCATGCCGGCGTACAACTGCGCCTGGTGCATAGACCGCGCGATCGATTCGGTACAGGCGCAGACCTTTACCGACTACGAACTGATCGTCGTCGACGACGGCAGCACCGATGAAACACCCACCCTGCTCACCCGCCGCGGCGACGCGCTGCGCGTCATCCGCCAGCCGAACGCCGGCATGTCGGCCGCGCGCAATACCGGCATCGCCGCCGCCCGCGGGGACTACATCGCCTTTCTCGACAGCGACGACTGGTGGCGTCCGCACAAGCTCGCGCAACAGGTCGCGCTGCTCGACGCCGAACCCGACCTCGGCTTCTGCTCGCACGCCACCGAACTGCAGTCGCCGGAGGGCGTCAAGGTCGGCGAATGGGGCTGTCCGCCGGAAGCCGACAATCTGGTGGCGCGCATACTTGGCGGTCATTCTGCAGTCGCCGGCGGCGCGTCGTCGGTGATGGTCCGGCGCGCCCTGCTCGAGCGCGCTGGCGGTTTCGATGCGAGCCTGCGCGGCGCCGAGGATACCGACCAGTGGGTGCGCCTCGCCGCCGCCGGCCGCTACGCCTGTCTGCCCGATCTTCAGGTCGTGGTGACGCGCAATCCGGGCAGCGTCAGCCGTAACCGCGAGGCGATGCGCCGCGGCGCACTCGACTGTCTGGACAAGAACCGGCCGCTGTTGCCGCTGGCGCAACAATCCGCCTTCTGGCGCAGTTGCCGCGCCAGCGTGCTGGCCGACTACGCCAAGTGGCGCTACCGCGACGGTGAACGCGCGGCCGCGCTGCGCGATCTCGCACAGGCTTTCGCGCTGGCGCCGCTGGCGCGCGGCCGCCTCATCCTGTCATTGGCGCTGGCCATGCTGACCGGCCGCCCGGTCTGA
- a CDS encoding sulfotransferase family protein, protein MLNKLVKLRDPDIVAKNLVELQRDARGLWWDLTRPTPQPPVFLVGCSRSGTTVTFETIGASTQLVNLGFEIPQFWNELYGPLNNGWHSEAAGAEHAKPEHRDAALRFFYRRLGGGRVLDKTCINVMRIGYLHALFPEAKFVFIQRDGRDNISSMIDGWRLGRTDGDFHLSQFLGDFPEPVAINGGEYTDWAFFLAPGWQAYNRAPIEEVCAFQWISANQLALDAAAALPANRWIHLRYEDLFERPVDMFRDVYARLDLEFTPDIEQRCRTLDQRPTSIVKGKPAKAKWKQQNPELIERILDRIAPMQTRLGYDTDA, encoded by the coding sequence ATGCTGAACAAACTGGTCAAGCTGCGCGATCCGGACATTGTCGCCAAGAACCTCGTCGAACTGCAGCGCGACGCACGCGGCCTGTGGTGGGACCTGACCCGCCCGACGCCGCAGCCGCCGGTCTTCCTGGTCGGCTGTTCGCGCTCCGGCACCACGGTCACCTTCGAAACCATCGGTGCGTCGACACAGCTGGTGAACCTCGGATTCGAAATCCCGCAGTTCTGGAACGAGCTGTACGGCCCGCTCAACAACGGCTGGCATTCGGAAGCCGCTGGCGCCGAACACGCGAAGCCGGAACATCGCGACGCCGCGCTGCGCTTCTTCTACCGCCGGCTCGGCGGCGGCCGCGTGCTCGACAAGACCTGCATCAACGTGATGCGCATCGGCTACCTGCACGCGCTGTTCCCGGAAGCGAAGTTCGTGTTCATTCAGCGCGACGGCCGCGACAACATCAGTTCGATGATCGACGGCTGGCGCCTCGGCCGCACCGACGGCGACTTCCACCTGTCGCAGTTCCTCGGCGACTTCCCGGAGCCGGTGGCGATCAACGGCGGCGAGTACACCGACTGGGCCTTCTTCCTCGCGCCCGGCTGGCAGGCCTACAACCGCGCGCCGATCGAGGAGGTGTGCGCCTTCCAGTGGATCAGCGCCAACCAGCTCGCGCTCGACGCCGCCGCAGCGCTGCCGGCCAACCGCTGGATACACCTGCGCTACGAGGACCTGTTCGAGCGGCCGGTCGACATGTTCCGCGACGTCTATGCGCGGCTCGACCTCGAGTTCACGCCGGACATCGAACAGCGCTGCCGCACGCTGGACCAGCGCCCGACCAGCATCGTCAAGGGCAAGCCGGCGAAGGCGAAGTGGAAGCAGCAGAACCCGGAGCTGATCGAGCGCATCCTCGACCGCATCGCGCCGATGCAGACGCGCCTCGGTTACGACACCGACGCATGA
- a CDS encoding glycosyltransferase family 2 protein yields the protein MPSLTILICTHNRRALLAKALASLDAARRPAGWSVRIMVMANACSDDTLDWLETRQHGLPLLADHEPTPGKSHALNRALSRIDSDCVTFVDDDHRVDAGYIEAVCAAFDGHPEAALLCGRILPDWDGSEPAWARDTGPYRVYPLPVPRFDLGDDGMEVPVGKAVPGGGNLAVRTEWATRIGRFSTELGPQGHDLGGAEDFDWVTRGLAMGARLVYVPDMIQYHYVDGARLRTGYVVRKAFIRSSSVAHVEGIRPAAYMLRKALGYFGAVATSLSADRRRHYLVRLAASLGELHGALKNR from the coding sequence ATGCCGTCACTGACCATACTGATCTGCACGCATAACCGCCGCGCGCTTTTGGCGAAGGCGCTGGCTTCGCTCGACGCAGCACGCCGGCCAGCGGGCTGGTCGGTGCGCATCATGGTCATGGCAAACGCCTGCAGCGACGACACACTGGACTGGCTGGAAACGCGCCAGCACGGCCTGCCACTGCTCGCCGACCACGAACCGACGCCCGGCAAATCGCATGCGCTGAACCGTGCGCTGTCACGCATCGACAGCGACTGCGTCACCTTCGTCGACGACGACCATCGCGTCGATGCGGGCTATATCGAGGCGGTGTGCGCGGCCTTCGACGGTCACCCGGAAGCCGCCCTGCTGTGCGGCCGCATCCTGCCCGACTGGGACGGCAGCGAGCCGGCATGGGCACGCGATACCGGGCCCTACCGCGTCTATCCGCTGCCGGTGCCGCGCTTCGATCTCGGCGATGACGGCATGGAAGTGCCGGTTGGCAAGGCCGTGCCCGGCGGCGGCAATCTGGCGGTGCGAACGGAATGGGCGACCCGCATCGGCCGCTTCTCGACCGAACTGGGCCCGCAGGGGCACGACCTCGGTGGCGCCGAGGACTTCGACTGGGTGACCCGCGGGCTCGCGATGGGCGCACGGCTCGTGTACGTACCCGACATGATCCAGTATCACTATGTCGACGGCGCGCGGCTGCGCACCGGCTACGTCGTGCGCAAGGCCTTCATCCGCTCGTCCTCGGTCGCCCACGTCGAGGGCATCCGGCCGGCCGCCTACATGCTGCGCAAGGCGCTGGGCTATTTCGGCGCGGTCGCGACCTCGCTGTCGGCCGATCGTCGCCGTCACTACCTCGTGCGCCTCGCGGCCTCGCTGGGCGAGCTGCACGGCGCACTGAAGAATCGCTGA
- a CDS encoding glycosyltransferase family 2 protein: MISFAFCTYNRSDRLEALVAAMRAQQCAEPFEILVINNNSSDDTLAVLERLAAQPGVPLRYVTESTQGIVPARNRGLAEAMDSDILIYMDDDELPHPGLVEAARHAIREEGAQCAGGRVEVSFAPGQRPRWLENNLLGFLAEVNHGPDAFWIKDDTTPVWTANVAYDMRIFREDPTLRFDKRFDRVGNVIGGGSDAVMFRALLERKLKLRYRPDMVVDHFVETWRLKRSYFLRLHYRGGLRFGEHRMERASKELFGVPPFLLRQLLSHTARWLRMWVTAQPGALRQGMNAAHTFGMLRGYRRRGRSGAPQGSAA; this comes from the coding sequence ATGATCAGTTTTGCCTTCTGTACCTACAACCGCTCGGACCGGCTCGAGGCACTGGTCGCCGCGATGCGCGCGCAGCAGTGTGCCGAGCCCTTCGAAATCCTGGTCATCAACAACAACAGCAGTGACGACACGCTGGCCGTGCTCGAGCGTCTGGCAGCCCAGCCGGGCGTACCGCTGCGCTACGTGACCGAATCGACCCAGGGTATCGTCCCGGCACGCAATCGCGGGCTGGCCGAAGCGATGGACAGCGACATCCTCATCTACATGGATGACGACGAACTGCCGCATCCAGGTCTGGTCGAGGCGGCGCGGCATGCGATACGCGAAGAAGGCGCCCAGTGCGCCGGCGGCCGGGTCGAGGTGAGCTTCGCGCCGGGCCAGCGCCCGCGCTGGCTGGAGAACAATCTGCTCGGTTTCCTCGCCGAAGTGAATCACGGCCCGGATGCATTCTGGATCAAGGACGACACGACGCCGGTATGGACCGCGAACGTCGCCTACGACATGCGCATCTTCCGCGAGGATCCGACCCTGCGCTTCGACAAGCGCTTCGACCGCGTCGGCAACGTGATAGGTGGCGGATCCGACGCGGTCATGTTCCGCGCCCTGCTTGAACGCAAGCTCAAGCTGCGCTATCGGCCGGACATGGTGGTCGACCATTTCGTCGAGACCTGGCGCCTGAAACGCAGCTACTTCCTGCGCCTGCATTACCGCGGCGGCCTGCGCTTCGGCGAACACCGGATGGAACGCGCCTCGAAGGAACTGTTCGGGGTACCGCCCTTCCTGCTGCGGCAGCTGCTGTCGCACACGGCACGCTGGCTGCGCATGTGGGTGACCGCTCAACCCGGCGCGTTGCGCCAGGGCATGAATGCGGCGCACACCTTCGGCATGCTGCGCGGCTACCGCCGGCGCGGCCGCAGCGGCGCGCCGCAAGGCAGCGCCGCCTGA
- a CDS encoding glycosyltransferase family 2 protein, producing the protein MTPAISIVMPCYNGAGHLAQSVASVQAQTRGDWELIIVDDGSRDDSWQVMQALAAADPRIVPLQQTNAGAAAARNTGLEQARGRLLAFLDSDDTWHPEFLERMSAALAGREDEALAYCGWQNIGVGREGSQPFVPPDYETPDKVEALLGGCRWPIHGAMLGMAAIRRHGAFDTALSSCMDYDLWLRLGSVLPLVRVPEVLAFYHFHDGEQITKNRSRIAFNHLRAQRKFLAGNPDIAARLGPQKVRDITDGELLHRAYTSYWKGDLLTARPLFRAVMKSGYGGAKDWLYMLPALLPLPLHRLLLNTRRRPNAADTRSKSS; encoded by the coding sequence GTGACGCCTGCCATCTCCATCGTCATGCCGTGCTACAACGGCGCCGGTCACCTCGCGCAGAGCGTGGCGAGCGTGCAGGCCCAGACGCGTGGCGACTGGGAACTGATCATCGTCGACGACGGCTCGCGCGACGACTCCTGGCAGGTCATGCAGGCGCTGGCCGCCGCTGACCCGCGCATCGTGCCGCTGCAGCAGACGAACGCCGGTGCCGCCGCCGCGCGCAATACCGGTCTGGAGCAGGCACGCGGTCGCCTGCTGGCCTTTCTCGACTCGGACGACACCTGGCATCCGGAATTCCTCGAACGCATGTCGGCCGCGCTGGCCGGCCGCGAAGACGAAGCACTCGCCTACTGCGGCTGGCAGAACATCGGCGTCGGCCGCGAGGGCAGCCAGCCCTTCGTACCGCCCGACTACGAAACACCGGACAAGGTCGAAGCGCTGCTCGGCGGCTGCCGCTGGCCCATCCACGGCGCCATGCTCGGCATGGCGGCGATACGCCGCCACGGCGCCTTCGACACCGCGCTCAGTTCGTGCATGGATTACGACCTGTGGCTGCGGCTGGGTAGCGTGCTGCCACTGGTGCGTGTCCCCGAGGTGCTGGCCTTCTATCACTTCCACGATGGCGAGCAGATCACCAAGAACCGCTCGCGCATTGCTTTCAACCACCTGCGCGCGCAGCGCAAGTTTCTCGCCGGGAATCCTGACATTGCCGCCCGCCTGGGCCCGCAGAAGGTGCGGGACATCACCGACGGCGAACTGCTGCACCGCGCCTACACCAGCTACTGGAAGGGCGACCTGCTGACCGCGCGTCCGCTGTTCCGCGCCGTCATGAAGAGCGGCTACGGTGGCGCGAAGGACTGGCTCTACATGCTGCCCGCCCTGCTGCCGCTGCCGCTGCACCGCCTGTTGCTGAATACCCGGCGCCGCCCGAATGCGGCAGACACCCGGAGCAAGTCGTCATGA
- a CDS encoding MBOAT family O-acyltransferase — protein sequence MLFNSWEFLLGFLPLTFAGFFLLARVGRAIAAGWLFIASLAFYGWWEPIHVLLLLASIAFNFTVGSAISSAHAAGATARAKRLLWLGIAADLALLGWFKYANFVVNSANAVGDFGWQLEHIVLPLGVSFFTFTQIAFLVDAFRGEVKERNPVHYGLFVTWFPHLIAGPVLHHKEMMPQFAAAATYRFSWENIAVGGTMFVIGLFKKVVLADGVAVYVAPVFSAAGNGVQPGVIEAWCGALAYTLQLYFDFSGYSDMAIGLSRMFGVRLPLNFDSPYKAANMIEFWRRWHMTLSRFLRDYLYFALGGNRRGPLRRYINLLLTMVLGGLWHGAGWTFVVWGALHGAYLCMNHGWRTLRARILARPAGSAERLAGAALTFVAVVLAWVFFRASDFDTAWRLIDAMRGDAALQVPANWPLAWQLTAALNALGLNATQGVPVTAFDPSGHAPFWIAGLLAIVWLAPNSQQIMARFEPALERAQASRLAWRPTRLTAIGAGCAFGFALLHLNRVSEFLYFQF from the coding sequence ATGCTGTTCAACTCGTGGGAATTCCTGCTCGGCTTCCTGCCGCTCACCTTTGCCGGCTTCTTCCTGCTGGCACGCGTCGGCCGCGCAATCGCCGCCGGCTGGCTGTTCATCGCCTCGCTCGCCTTCTACGGCTGGTGGGAACCGATACACGTCCTGCTGCTGCTCGCCTCGATCGCCTTCAATTTCACTGTCGGTTCGGCCATCTCTTCGGCGCATGCGGCCGGCGCGACGGCACGCGCAAAGCGTCTGCTTTGGCTGGGCATCGCCGCCGACCTGGCGCTGCTGGGCTGGTTCAAGTACGCGAACTTCGTCGTGAACAGCGCGAATGCGGTCGGCGACTTCGGCTGGCAGCTCGAACACATCGTGCTGCCACTGGGCGTCTCCTTCTTCACCTTCACCCAGATCGCCTTCCTGGTCGACGCCTTCCGCGGCGAGGTGAAGGAACGCAACCCGGTGCATTACGGCCTGTTCGTGACCTGGTTTCCTCACCTGATCGCCGGGCCGGTGCTGCATCACAAGGAAATGATGCCGCAGTTCGCCGCCGCGGCGACCTACCGCTTCAGCTGGGAAAACATCGCCGTCGGCGGCACGATGTTCGTCATCGGGCTGTTCAAGAAGGTGGTGCTGGCCGACGGCGTGGCGGTGTACGTGGCACCGGTTTTCTCGGCCGCCGGCAATGGCGTGCAGCCGGGCGTCATCGAAGCCTGGTGCGGTGCGCTCGCCTACACGCTGCAGCTCTACTTCGACTTTTCCGGCTACTCGGACATGGCGATCGGCCTGTCGCGCATGTTCGGCGTGCGCCTGCCGCTGAACTTCGATTCGCCCTACAAGGCAGCCAACATGATCGAGTTCTGGCGGCGCTGGCACATGACCTTGTCGCGCTTCCTGCGCGATTACCTGTACTTCGCACTGGGCGGCAACCGGCGCGGCCCGCTGCGCCGCTACATCAACCTGCTGCTCACCATGGTGCTGGGCGGTCTGTGGCATGGCGCCGGCTGGACCTTCGTCGTCTGGGGTGCGCTGCACGGGGCCTATCTGTGCATGAACCACGGCTGGCGCACGCTGCGTGCGCGCATCCTTGCTCGCCCGGCCGGCAGCGCCGAGCGTTTAGCCGGCGCGGCGCTCACCTTCGTCGCCGTGGTGCTGGCCTGGGTGTTCTTCCGCGCCAGCGACTTCGACACCGCCTGGCGGCTGATCGACGCGATGCGCGGCGACGCTGCCTTGCAGGTACCGGCGAACTGGCCGCTGGCCTGGCAGCTGACCGCCGCGCTGAACGCCCTCGGCCTGAACGCGACACAGGGCGTACCGGTCACCGCCTTCGATCCGTCCGGTCACGCACCGTTCTGGATCGCTGGCCTGCTCGCCATCGTCTGGCTGGCACCGAATTCGCAGCAGATCATGGCGCGCTTCGAGCCCGCGCTCGAACGGGCACAGGCGTCGCGGCTGGCCTGGCGACCAACCCGGCTGACCGCGATCGGCGCCGGCTGTGCCTTCGGCTTCGCGCTGCTGCATCTGAATCGCGTCAGCGAGTTTCTGTACTTCCAGTTCTGA
- a CDS encoding polysaccharide deacetylase family protein, whose protein sequence is MSDPVSRLLLRRAGGHGPVMLMYHSVAAGTARPDWPWAISMQQFRAQMDILQAGGWATPSMGELLAEPSRWQGRVAVITFDDGYADNLAAFDLLRERQMRATCFVVTGSIGEAPRWSSKNRPPLTLLDRPQLRALAESGIEIGSHTVNHLRLPALDDGALVSELRDSRAALEDITGTPVHSFAYPYGAWDARCAAAVRDAGYAGACTTRTGWALRDGDPFSLRRLTVYNSDNSGSFMRKLAAGTNDVGWSATLRRLLLGRG, encoded by the coding sequence ATGAGCGATCCGGTCTCGCGCCTGCTGCTGCGCCGGGCCGGCGGGCACGGCCCGGTGATGCTGATGTACCACTCGGTGGCTGCCGGCACCGCGCGCCCGGACTGGCCATGGGCGATTTCGATGCAGCAGTTCCGTGCGCAGATGGACATCCTGCAGGCCGGTGGCTGGGCCACGCCCAGCATGGGCGAACTGCTGGCCGAGCCATCGCGCTGGCAGGGCCGGGTGGCGGTGATCACCTTCGACGACGGCTACGCCGACAATCTGGCCGCCTTCGACCTGCTGCGCGAACGACAGATGCGTGCCACCTGCTTCGTCGTGACCGGCTCGATCGGCGAAGCGCCCCGCTGGAGCTCGAAGAACCGGCCGCCGCTGACGCTGCTCGACCGCCCGCAATTGCGTGCCCTCGCGGAATCGGGCATCGAGATCGGCTCGCACACGGTGAACCACCTGCGCCTGCCCGCACTCGACGACGGCGCATTGGTCAGCGAGCTGCGCGATTCGCGCGCAGCGCTGGAAGACATCACCGGTACGCCGGTGCACAGCTTCGCCTACCCCTACGGCGCCTGGGACGCACGCTGTGCCGCGGCCGTACGCGACGCGGGTTACGCCGGCGCCTGCACCACGCGCACCGGCTGGGCGCTGCGCGATGGAGATCCGTTCAGCCTGCGCCGCCTGACGGTTTACAACTCGGACAACAGCGGCAGCTTCATGCGCAAGCTGGCGGCCGGCACCAACGACGTGGGCTGGTCGGCGACACTGCGCCGGCTTCTGCTCGGAAGAGGCTGA
- a CDS encoding lipopolysaccharide biosynthesis protein yields MAASHSFRHSVGWLFLGNTSIQILTFAFGIVLARLLAPAEFGMLVTIQVFTGLAGFVSGGGMGQALVRAKDATKHDYDVVFTLQLLIGIAIYAVFFCAAPWFARWYDTPLYEQLLRVSALTFITRPLVNLPNSILHREMRFKAQTVARVLTLFVASGTSIGLAFAGWSVWSLVLGGLAGSFTNALALSLIARWRPGLSFEFARGRELARYGFLVSVNDIVVYLRNQASNFVLGRTLGMSAVGLFNKSDSLVRMPNMFIVGSVYQVLFRALAREQHDDAKSRHMFLHSIRLVAVYAAPFYVLLHLLSAPMMNVLYGARWIEAAGPLSLLAIASPFLMIANLCGAVLAARNWLHRELKVQIALLLLTGGATLAGLEYGLNGVAAALILVAVYNAAHMYWLASRCLGTRWRELFGALTPALLLAAVMVAVALPLEHYARNLPELLHLIVVGGCSAAVYGLCFLFLPIGALAGEQQKWKAKIPFLRSEPRK; encoded by the coding sequence ATGGCCGCCAGTCACAGCTTCAGACACAGCGTCGGTTGGCTCTTCCTGGGCAACACCAGCATCCAGATACTCACCTTCGCCTTCGGCATCGTACTGGCGCGCCTGCTCGCGCCGGCCGAATTCGGCATGCTGGTGACGATACAGGTGTTTACCGGCCTGGCCGGCTTCGTGTCCGGCGGCGGCATGGGTCAGGCGCTGGTGCGCGCCAAGGACGCGACGAAACACGACTACGACGTGGTGTTCACGCTGCAGCTGCTGATCGGCATCGCCATCTACGCGGTGTTCTTCTGCGCCGCGCCCTGGTTCGCCCGCTGGTACGACACGCCCTTGTACGAACAGCTGCTGCGCGTGTCGGCCCTCACCTTCATCACGCGCCCGCTGGTCAATCTGCCGAACAGCATCCTGCACCGGGAGATGCGCTTCAAGGCACAGACGGTCGCCCGCGTCCTCACGCTGTTCGTGGCCAGCGGTACCAGCATCGGGCTGGCCTTTGCCGGCTGGAGTGTGTGGAGTCTGGTGCTCGGCGGGCTCGCTGGCTCCTTCACCAACGCGCTGGCGCTGTCGCTGATCGCGCGCTGGCGGCCGGGTCTGAGCTTCGAGTTCGCACGCGGCCGGGAGCTGGCGCGCTACGGTTTTCTGGTGTCGGTGAATGACATCGTGGTCTACCTGCGCAACCAGGCGTCGAACTTCGTGCTCGGCCGCACGCTGGGCATGAGCGCGGTCGGTCTGTTCAACAAGTCCGACAGCCTGGTGCGCATGCCCAATATGTTCATCGTCGGCTCGGTCTATCAGGTGCTGTTCCGCGCGCTGGCGCGGGAGCAGCACGACGACGCGAAGTCGCGTCACATGTTCCTGCACAGCATCCGGCTGGTCGCCGTGTACGCGGCGCCGTTCTATGTGCTGCTGCATCTGCTGTCGGCACCGATGATGAACGTGCTGTACGGCGCGCGCTGGATCGAAGCCGCCGGGCCGCTGTCGCTGCTGGCCATCGCCAGCCCCTTCCTGATGATCGCCAATCTGTGCGGGGCGGTACTGGCCGCGCGCAACTGGCTTCATCGCGAACTGAAGGTGCAGATCGCACTGCTGCTGCTGACCGGCGGCGCGACACTGGCCGGCCTCGAGTACGGACTGAACGGCGTCGCGGCAGCGCTGATCCTGGTCGCCGTCTATAACGCCGCGCATATGTACTGGCTGGCGTCGCGCTGCCTCGGCACCCGCTGGCGCGAACTGTTCGGCGCGCTGACGCCGGCGCTGCTGCTGGCCGCAGTGATGGTCGCCGTCGCACTGCCGCTCGAGCACTACGCGCGGAACCTGCCGGAACTGCTGCACCTGATCGTCGTCGGCGGCTGCAGTGCAGCCGTCTACGGCTTGTGCTTTCTCTTCCTGCCGATCGGAGCGCTTGCCGGCGAGCAGCAGAAGTGGAAGGCGAAGATTCCCTTCCTGCGTTCGGAGCCGCGCAAATGA
- a CDS encoding tetratricopeptide repeat protein: protein MLPSILRSPNSRRWRHLVWMLPLFVFAADVSARRNETTNWTEQDFALYPPFCRARIEREPKELVDYWTQRLGPKNYLHIHHFCFGLKALNLAYANLNNKQQREFMANAVVGNFNYIIDSTERTFYLRPDAYVNLGRGHQLRGEYDIARQKFYEALKLNPKLVDAWVAMSDMYYQAGKKADALSVLLQASEYCGENKKIDLRVAEMRAAGIKPAAIEVVPVPKPKPAEAPPAAEGAAAPEAASAAESAPAAEPGATNAPAAEPAPAAAE from the coding sequence ATGCTTCCGTCGATCCTGCGATCCCCAAACTCCCGTCGCTGGCGGCACCTTGTCTGGATGCTCCCGCTGTTCGTGTTCGCCGCAGATGTCTCAGCGCGCAGAAATGAGACCACCAACTGGACGGAGCAGGACTTTGCGCTGTATCCGCCGTTCTGTCGCGCACGCATTGAACGCGAGCCGAAGGAACTGGTGGATTACTGGACCCAGCGGCTGGGGCCCAAGAACTACCTGCACATCCACCACTTCTGTTTCGGGCTGAAGGCGCTGAATCTGGCTTACGCCAATCTGAACAACAAGCAGCAGCGCGAGTTCATGGCCAATGCGGTGGTCGGCAACTTCAACTACATCATCGACAGCACGGAAAGAACCTTCTATCTGCGACCGGACGCCTACGTGAATCTCGGCCGCGGCCACCAGCTCCGCGGGGAGTACGACATTGCACGGCAGAAGTTCTACGAGGCGCTCAAGCTCAATCCCAAGCTGGTCGACGCCTGGGTCGCGATGAGCGACATGTACTACCAGGCGGGCAAGAAGGCGGATGCGCTGTCGGTGCTCCTGCAGGCGAGTGAGTACTGCGGTGAGAACAAGAAGATAGACCTGCGCGTCGCCGAGATGCGTGCGGCCGGAATCAAGCCGGCGGCGATCGAGGTGGTGCCCGTTCCCAAGCCCAAGCCGGCGGAAGCTCCGCCGGCCGCCGAGGGCGCAGCGGCTCCGGAAGCGGCGTCGGCCGCCGAGTCCGCGCCCGCAGCAGAGCCGGGCGCGACGAACGCTCCCGCGGCTGAGCCCGCGCCCGCAGCGGCCGAGTAA